Proteins encoded in a region of the Flavobacteriaceae bacterium HL-DH10 genome:
- a CDS encoding family 16 glycosylhydrolase: MDKKRLQNLCFVLIFSGVTRAQELTIPPKKYVDSVQIERAVNRNNDDFPLSDQQNLKNWKLLTDVSDEFKGSKLNETLWFPNNPKWKGRPPTFFHGSNVKIEKDELVIRANQHGNTSLPNEFTHSTGFIKSRNKFLYGYFEAECKLMDAPWVSGFWMTNVDTDWWTEIDICENAPGVDYNRHDLNSNIHVFRSPKDQGDVKAHFSRTEKYYFPKELQADYHVWGLEWMEQYIRFYIDGILFREAENTHWHQPLEVNFNCESNKWFGALPNDNRLDGEFHVKYFRAWTSKK, translated from the coding sequence ATGGATAAAAAACGTTTACAAAATTTATGTTTTGTACTTATTTTTTCAGGGGTAACACGGGCGCAAGAATTAACCATTCCTCCAAAAAAGTATGTTGATTCTGTTCAAATTGAGCGTGCCGTAAATAGAAATAATGATGATTTTCCGTTATCGGACCAGCAGAATTTAAAAAACTGGAAGCTGTTAACAGATGTTTCCGACGAGTTTAAAGGAAGTAAACTCAATGAAACTTTATGGTTTCCAAACAATCCGAAATGGAAGGGAAGACCGCCAACTTTTTTTCATGGTTCTAATGTAAAGATTGAAAAAGATGAACTTGTAATTAGAGCCAATCAGCACGGTAATACTAGCTTGCCAAATGAGTTCACACATTCAACTGGCTTCATTAAAAGCAGAAATAAATTCCTTTATGGCTATTTTGAAGCCGAATGCAAACTCATGGATGCCCCTTGGGTTTCTGGTTTTTGGATGACCAATGTAGATACAGATTGGTGGACAGAAATCGATATCTGTGAGAATGCTCCAGGGGTAGATTATAACCGTCACGATTTGAATTCAAATATTCATGTATTCCGTTCGCCTAAAGACCAAGGAGATGTGAAAGCCCATTTTTCACGTACTGAAAAATATTATTTTCCCAAAGAGTTACAAGCCGATTACCATGTTTGGGGATTGGAATGGATGGAACAATACATTCGTTTTTATATAGATGGCATCTTGTTTCGTGAGGCGGAGAACACCCATTGGCACCAACCTTTAGAAGTCAATTTTAATTGCGAATCCAATAAATGGTTTGGCGCCTTGCCCAATGATAATCGGTTGGATGGCGAATTCCATGTGAAGTATTTTAGGGCATGGACATCAAAAAAATAA
- a CDS encoding family 16 glycosylhydrolase, with translation MKLLAKQSKYLSIILLIINTSLSAQKAPVFLNGEDPRPTDTKWELVKTMSDEFNGKKVDEEKWQISGQGWIGRPPGLFLADNVKVNNGSLQIITTTLPKPVIKNKQEFTHGGGYVGSRNGMTYGYYECEMKANKTFMSSTFWLINEGKDLKGCDKRTTELDIQECVGQITNDAEWMKNFDQAMNSNTHSRNIPEGCDYIKGSEKAGATIGGKVYDDFHVYGVWWKSKDEILFFLDGKFQSKVKPPADFDIEMCLRMVVETYNWNPVPADGGMTCSLEDRTTTYNWVRSWKLEDNK, from the coding sequence ATGAAATTATTAGCAAAACAATCCAAATATTTATCAATAATTCTACTTATAATTAACACAAGTTTATCTGCACAAAAAGCACCTGTTTTTTTGAATGGTGAAGACCCAAGACCAACCGATACGAAATGGGAATTGGTTAAAACTATGTCCGATGAGTTTAACGGTAAAAAAGTAGATGAAGAAAAATGGCAAATATCCGGTCAAGGATGGATTGGCAGACCACCGGGCTTATTTCTTGCCGATAATGTAAAAGTTAATAACGGTAGTTTGCAAATAATAACCACCACATTGCCAAAACCTGTAATTAAAAACAAACAAGAGTTTACTCATGGAGGCGGTTATGTTGGGTCTAGAAACGGAATGACTTATGGTTATTATGAGTGTGAAATGAAAGCCAATAAAACATTTATGTCTTCTACTTTTTGGTTGATAAATGAGGGTAAAGATTTAAAGGGTTGTGATAAAAGAACCACAGAATTAGACATACAAGAATGTGTTGGGCAAATTACAAATGATGCTGAGTGGATGAAAAATTTTGATCAAGCTATGAATTCGAATACGCATAGCAGAAATATCCCCGAGGGTTGCGACTACATCAAGGGTTCGGAAAAAGCTGGAGCAACTATTGGTGGAAAGGTATATGATGATTTTCATGTGTATGGCGTTTGGTGGAAGTCTAAAGATGAAATTCTTTTCTTTTTAGATGGTAAATTTCAATCGAAAGTAAAACCGCCCGCTGATTTTGATATTGAAATGTGTTTAAGAATGGTTGTGGAAACTTACAACTGGAATCCCGTTCCTGCTGATGGTGGCATGACGTGTTCTTTAGAAGATAGAACAACCACTTATAATTGGGTAAGATCTTGGAAACTGGAAGATAATAAATAA